In a genomic window of Chloroflexota bacterium:
- a CDS encoding Tex family protein, translating to MLETHSMTIANQAGVTHQQVEAVRSLLDAGATIPFIARYRKEKTGSLDEVVLGEIRDGLTRLAALDSRRQAILKSLEEQNVLTAELRSSVESAATLTALEDIYLPYRPKRRTRATMAKEKGLEPLAELILAQEVANPSHEALAFVNMEKGVGSIEDALAGARDIIAEWVNEDTQARQIIRSLFYREGIIQSSVVKGKEGEGIKYGNYFDWQETVARVPSHRMLAMLRGENEGFLKLRIRPPQEKALSFLHRRFIKSTGAASAQVVLAVEDSYPRLLAPSIETDIRQQAKERADDEALRVFARNLRETLMAPPMGPRAVLAIDPSYRTGCKMVCLDPQGKLLANAVIYVNQSAARSQEASQTILDLIQRFHIEAIAIGNGTASRETEEFIRGLSLPDKMPVVMVNESGASIYSASAVAREEFPDQDITVRGAVSIGRRLLDPLAELVKIDPKSIGVGQYQHDVDQGRLKSNLDETVMSCVNEVGVKVNTASQQLLTYVSGLGPTLAKNVIAHRNENGPFRSRADLKKVPRLGPKAFELAAGFLRIDNAENPLDASAVHPESYHIVDCMARDMGCGVADLIRRDDLRRRINLESYTGEEYGLPTLQDIMVELAKPGRDPREHFEAVAFAADIRTIDRLTPGMKLAGIVTNVTNFGAFVDIGVHQDGLVHISELSDKFVRNPADVVRVNQKVSVTVLTIDPERKRISLSMKSDASPPG from the coding sequence ATGCTTGAAACTCATAGCATGACCATTGCCAACCAGGCAGGAGTCACACACCAGCAAGTAGAGGCTGTCAGGTCCCTGCTTGATGCGGGAGCGACTATTCCATTCATTGCACGCTATCGCAAGGAGAAAACCGGGTCACTTGACGAGGTGGTACTTGGCGAAATACGGGACGGCCTGACACGGCTGGCGGCGCTCGATAGTCGGCGCCAGGCAATCCTGAAATCACTTGAGGAACAGAATGTACTCACAGCCGAGTTACGCAGTTCTGTCGAATCGGCGGCGACCCTGACCGCATTGGAGGATATTTACCTTCCCTACCGCCCCAAACGGCGCACCCGGGCCACCATGGCTAAAGAAAAAGGGCTTGAGCCTCTCGCCGAGCTGATACTGGCTCAGGAGGTTGCTAATCCGTCTCACGAAGCTCTCGCGTTCGTGAACATGGAAAAAGGTGTCGGTTCGATTGAGGATGCCCTGGCCGGAGCGCGTGACATCATTGCCGAGTGGGTCAATGAAGACACCCAGGCAAGGCAGATCATACGCAGTCTTTTTTACCGAGAAGGAATCATTCAATCAAGCGTGGTTAAAGGTAAGGAAGGCGAAGGCATCAAATATGGCAATTATTTCGACTGGCAGGAGACGGTTGCCCGAGTGCCCAGTCACCGGATGCTGGCTATGTTGCGTGGCGAGAACGAGGGGTTCCTGAAACTCAGGATAAGACCGCCTCAAGAAAAAGCGCTGTCATTCCTGCACCGACGCTTCATTAAAAGTACCGGTGCCGCTTCGGCACAGGTGGTTCTGGCTGTAGAGGATAGCTATCCGAGGTTACTAGCGCCCTCTATTGAAACTGATATCCGTCAGCAGGCTAAAGAGCGCGCCGATGACGAGGCGCTCCGTGTCTTTGCGCGCAATCTGCGTGAAACACTCATGGCTCCACCAATGGGGCCGCGGGCTGTACTGGCCATCGACCCCAGTTATCGGACCGGCTGTAAGATGGTTTGCCTGGACCCTCAGGGCAAGCTTTTAGCCAATGCCGTTATCTACGTGAACCAGTCGGCGGCGCGGAGTCAGGAAGCCAGCCAAACGATACTCGATCTCATACAAAGATTTCACATTGAAGCTATTGCTATCGGCAACGGCACGGCCAGCCGGGAAACCGAAGAATTCATTCGCGGGCTGAGCTTACCGGACAAAATGCCGGTCGTCATGGTCAATGAAAGCGGCGCATCGATCTATTCCGCGTCCGCCGTCGCCCGTGAAGAGTTCCCTGACCAGGATATCACCGTGCGCGGGGCGGTATCCATCGGGCGGCGGCTACTGGACCCTCTCGCAGAACTGGTAAAGATAGACCCCAAGTCCATCGGGGTGGGGCAATACCAGCATGATGTCGATCAAGGCAGACTCAAGAGCAATCTCGACGAAACCGTCATGAGCTGTGTAAATGAGGTTGGTGTAAAAGTAAATACTGCCAGTCAACAGCTTCTCACCTATGTTTCGGGACTTGGCCCCACGCTGGCCAAGAACGTTATCGCCCACAGAAATGAGAATGGCCCGTTTCGTAGCCGCGCAGACCTCAAGAAAGTACCGCGGCTTGGCCCGAAGGCGTTTGAGCTGGCCGCCGGGTTCCTTCGTATTGATAATGCAGAGAATCCCCTCGATGCCAGCGCCGTGCACCCGGAAAGCTATCATATCGTAGACTGCATGGCCAGGGACATGGGCTGCGGGGTGGCCGACCTCATACGCCGCGATGATTTGCGCCGCCGGATTAATCTTGAGAGTTACACGGGGGAAGAGTATGGGCTGCCGACATTGCAGGACATCATGGTAGAGCTGGCCAAGCCGGGGCGTGATCCTCGTGAACATTTTGAGGCGGTCGCTTTCGCCGCGGACATCAGGACGATTGACCGACTCACTCCGGGAATGAAGCTGGCCGGAATCGTGACCAATGTGACCAATTTTGGAGCTTTTGTTGACATCGGCGTGCACCAGGACGGGCTCGTGCACATCAGCGAACTGTCTGATAAATTTGTAAGAAACCCGGCTGATGTAGTCAGGGTCAATCAAAAGGTTTCGGTCACGGTGCTCACGATCGATCCGGAACGTAAACGCATTTCTCTGTCAATGAAGTCGGATGCGTCCCCACCCGGATAA
- the trpS gene encoding tryptophan--tRNA ligase produces MKKRVFSGARPTGRQHIGNYLGAIQNYVSLQNEYECVYCIVDLHALTTLQGAEAVRHIQQNIREMILDWLAAGLDPQKSILFVQSEVPEVTELHTLLSMTTPLSWLMRVPTFKEKVKMQPDNVNYGLLGYPVLMTSDIVLYKAEFVPVGEDQLPHLELAREIVRRFNSLYGDTFPEPQPKMTSAPLILGLDGVQKMSKQLNNHIELAATPQETAERIMTAFTDPARKRKSDPGHPEICNIYRLHQLFKPGKAEEIAPQCRSAAIGCVECKRLLAQEINEALAPLRERRSELATRPEYVRDVLAEGAQRARAIARETIREVKDRMGLISKGI; encoded by the coding sequence ATGAAGAAGCGCGTTTTCTCCGGTGCCCGCCCCACAGGCCGACAGCATATCGGCAACTACCTCGGGGCGATCCAGAATTACGTCAGTCTCCAGAATGAGTACGAGTGTGTCTACTGCATCGTTGACCTTCACGCACTGACTACCCTTCAGGGTGCTGAAGCAGTTAGGCACATTCAGCAGAATATCCGCGAGATGATCCTCGACTGGCTGGCAGCGGGGCTTGACCCGCAGAAGAGCATCCTTTTTGTCCAGTCAGAGGTGCCCGAGGTGACTGAGCTTCACACCCTGCTGAGCATGACTACCCCGTTGAGCTGGCTGATGAGGGTGCCCACCTTCAAGGAGAAGGTGAAGATGCAGCCGGATAATGTGAACTACGGACTGCTGGGCTACCCCGTGCTGATGACCTCGGACATCGTGCTCTATAAGGCCGAGTTTGTCCCGGTGGGTGAAGATCAATTGCCCCACCTGGAACTGGCCCGCGAGATCGTGAGGCGTTTCAACAGCCTCTACGGCGATACCTTCCCCGAACCCCAGCCGAAGATGACCAGCGCACCGCTGATCCTGGGCCTGGACGGCGTGCAGAAGATGAGCAAGCAGCTTAATAACCACATTGAGCTGGCAGCTACGCCGCAGGAGACCGCTGAGCGGATAATGACCGCTTTCACCGATCCAGCCCGGAAGCGCAAGAGCGATCCGGGGCATCCCGAAATCTGCAATATCTACCGCCTTCATCAGTTGTTTAAACCTGGCAAGGCGGAAGAGATAGCCCCGCAGTGCCGCAGCGCGGCCATTGGCTGCGTGGAATGCAAACGGCTGCTGGCTCAGGAGATCAACGAGGCCCTGGCACCCCTCCGCGAAAGGCGGAGTGAGTTGGCTACCAGGCCGGAGTATGTCAGGGATGTGCTGGCCGAGGGGGCGCAGCGCGCCCGGGCCATCGCCAGGGAGACTATCAGGGAAGTCAAAGACAGAATGGGTCTTATTTCGAAGGGAATATGA